A part of Chanos chanos chromosome 9, fChaCha1.1, whole genome shotgun sequence genomic DNA contains:
- the lingo3a gene encoding leucine-rich repeat and immunoglobulin-like domain-containing nogo receptor-interacting protein 3a, translating to MANCPGLSLLGLVLTLTAAAMSNGQSCPQRCECAFQRKAVICQSKRLSSIPDGIPMDTRILDLSGNRLRWVEHGDLSAYTKLEELDLSENLISVLEPNAFASLPNLRVLRLRANQLKLVPMGAFSRLNNLTTLDLSENKIVILLDFTFQDLRSLRNLEVGDNDLVYISNKAFLGLVGLRELTIERCNLTSISGQSLSYLRNLVTLRLRHLSIASLEEQNFRKLGGLRGLEIDHWPFLEYISPHSFQGLNLSWLSITNTNITSIPTSALRSLVHLACLNLSYNPISVLESWALRDLARLKELHMVGTNLVMVQPYGLGGLRQIRLLNLSSNRLLTLEEGSFHSVNTLETLRVDGNPLSCDCRLLWILQRRKTLNFDGKSPVCAAPVEVQGKALSSFSDSALFDHFTCQRPKIRNRKLQQVTAREGQVVSFVCQAEGDPTPVIFWISPQRRRITTKSNGRITVLPEGTLEIRYAQVTDSGTYICIASNAGGNDTYFATLTVSGLPLDAALLANRTYYVSDLNDTNLNDTRVFLKFTLDLKTILVSTAMGCITFLGVVLFCFLLLFVWSRGRGQHKNNFSVEYSFRKVDGPTTSGGQGGARKFNMKMI from the coding sequence ATGGCGAACTGTCCGGGCCTGAGTTTACTGGGCCTGGTTCTGACGCTTACCGCAGCAGCAATGTCAAACGGTCAGAGTTGTCCACAGCGTTGCGAATGTGCATTCCAGAGGAAAGCCGTAATATGCCAGAGCAAACGACTTAGCTCCATTCCAGACGGCATCCCCATGGATACACGTATCTTGGACCTGAGTGGGAACCGCCTGCGCTGGGTTGAACACGGGGACCTGTCAGCCTATACCAAATTGGAGGAGCTAGACCTCAGCGAAAATCTCATCAGTGTACTGGAGCCCAACGCCTTTGCCAGTCTACCAAATCTCCGTGTGCTGCGTCTACGCGCCAACCAGCTTAAGCTGGTGCCCATGGGAGCCTTCTCCCGCCTCAACAACCTCACCACACTGGATCTTAGTGAAAACAAGATCGTCATCTTGCTGGATTTCACCTTTCAGGACTTGCGTAGCCTCCGCAACCTAGAAGTGGGTGACAATGACCTGGTGTATATATCCAACAAGGCCTTCCTGGGCTTAGTGGGCCTCAGAGAACTCACCATTGAGAGGTGCAACCTTACTTCCATATCAGGTCAGTCACTATCCTACTTGCGCAATCTGGTCACGCTACGACTACGTCACCTCAGCATTGCGTCCCTGGAAGAGCAGAACTTTCGCAAGCTGGGGGGGCTACGGGGCTTGGAGATTGACCACTGGCCCTTTCTGGAGTATATCTCTCCTCATAGCTTCCAGGGGCTCAACCTGTCCTGGTTGTCAATCACCAACACTAACATCACCTCCATTCCTACCAGTGCTTTACGCAGCCTGGTCCACTTGGCGTGTCTCAACCTGTCCTACAACCCCATCTCTGTGCTGGAGTCTTGGGCTCTCAGAGACCTGGCCAGGCTAAAGGAGTTACACATGGTGGGCACTAACCTGGTAATGGTACAGCCGTATGGTCTAGGAGGCTTGAGGCAGATCCGCTTGCTCAACCTCTCCAGTAACAGACTCTTGACACTGGAGGAAGGCTCCTTCCATTCCGTCAACACACTGGAAACACTGCGCGTTGATGGAAACCCACTGTCCTGTGACTGCCGTCTGCTGTGGATCTTGCAACGTCGCAAAACCCTCAACTTTGATGGCAAGTCACCTGTGTGTGCTGCTCCTGTGGAGGTGCAGGGTAAGGCTCTCAGCTCGTTCTCGGATTCCGCACTCTTTGACCACTTCACCTGCCAGAGGCCGAAGATCCGGAACCGGAAACTCCAACAGGTGACAGCCCGCGAGGGCCAGGTGGTGTCATTTGTATGCCAGGCAGAGGGAGACCCAACGCCTGTCATATTCTGGATTTCACCCCAGCGCCGGCGAATAACCACCAAGAGCAATGGCCGCATCACTGTTTTGCCTGAGGGTACCCTCGAGATCAGGTATGCCCAGGTAACAGATAGCGGTACCTACATCTGCATCGCTAGCAATGCTGGTGGCAATGACACATACTTTGCCACACTGACAGTCAGCGGGCTGCCCTTAGACGCAGCCCTGCTGGCCAACCGCACCTACTACGTTAGCGATCTTAATGACACCAACCTGAATGACACGCGCGTCTTCCTTAAATTCACGCTGGACCTCAAAACCATCCTGGTCTCTACAGCGATGGGTTGCATCACCTTCTTGGGTGTGGTGCTCTTCTGCTTCCTGCTGCTGTTTGTCTGGAGTCGTGGTCGAGGGCAGCACAAGAACAACTTCTCGGTGGAGTATTCCTTCCGAAAGGTTGATGGCCCTACTACAAGCGGAGGCCAAGGCGGGGCGCGAAAGTTCAACATGAAAATGATCTGA